CTGAGCTTGAGGTGCTGGAGAGCCGCCAGATCTTTAAAAACAATCGATTTGCCTTTCCTAGGCCTCCCGTAATGGCCAGATTCAGGCGTATAGAGCCCAAACCTGGACTATCTGAGGAATTCATCGCGATTGTCCTCCACCTAAAGGCTATGGGAGATGATAAGAGCCGTATGAGACGAGTCAGCGCGAACAGACTGTTAGAAAAATTTGTCGAGAAGATCCAGCAAAACGAGCCTAAGGCGGAAATCTATGTCCTGGGCGATTTCAATGAAAGCTTTACTAACAAACAGGCTCGCCACGTGTATCAACCATGGCTTACAGCATCCAAGGGCTATCATTTCCCTAGTCAGGGACATGTTCAGCAAGGAGAATACAGCTATATCAGCACCACGGATAAATTTAGGTACTCAATGCTTGACCACATTGTGGCAAGTCCTGCGGTGCGCATTGAAACTCTCATTGTACCGAAGTTCTACAAGGTCGCGCCGTTTTTTCGTGATGAAGTGTCTGATCACCTTCCGGTGATTGGTATTATTGAGCCCAGTGAGAGGGCTTCATCACGTTTTTAGCAGGCTTAAGGGCTGTCAAAGTTTGGAAAACGCACTTTAGCAGCCCGACTGGATGAAACGTCAACAACCCTTAGTCGAGAGCATGAGTCAATTTCACTGCCGCTATCGATTGAGTGGGGATATATCTGAGGTAGTATTCATGTGGTGTTGAAATTAAATCTCAATGACCAAGATTAGTTCAAATATTTCTCTGCAAGATAGGAGTACAACGAAGACCACTCCACATTAGACACAGCTTCGTTGTAGAAAATGGTCTCTGCCAAAGCACCTTGGAAGTAAAGACCATTTGAGGCTGATGACCCATCATGAAAAACAGTCTGATTGTTGATTCCACCAAGGCCAATGGCTCCTCCGTGATTGAATAAAAAGCCAATTCCCGTGGTTTGAAACTCCTGGTCGTTAACTTTTAGTTCTAGAAAGTCTTGGCTTTGGCCGAAACGTCCCAGAACCACATAGTTTTGGTTGGCTGATACTGGAATCTTGGCAAAGCTAGAGCCCCAAGGTGTGGTTGCGCCCCCGTCATCGTTATTGAAGTTGTAGGCGTTCATATAAAGCTCGCCGTTCAGAATATAGAAATTCACCCCACGAGCACTACCGCCCTGCTCATAAATAACTTGGTGACTAGTCACATCACTGCCCGTGCGGATGGCGAATGCATAAGTTTTTCCTGAATAGGGACCGTTGGTATTCAAAGCAGCATCATTATCAATCACAAACAGATCGTCTGTTCCATCAAAGCTTACTCCATCATAGCCGTTCACGATGCCTGCTTGCAAGGTTGGTCTCGCTCCATTGCTGGATTGATAGACTTGCTGGTTTTCAGAGCTTTGATCTATCCAAGCCGATACCAAATTTCCTGAGACCAAACTTAAACCCTGGCTGGTATCTAGCTGTAAGGCCACCTCTCCATTGGGGGAGAATTGCTCATCATCGATGATTGAAATAGTCACGTCCCCTTGATAGATAGCATAGGAAGGGTCATCATTGACGCTCACGGCTATAGTTTCGGTATTTTCCCCTAAGTTATCATCGATTATTACAATGGTTTCACTGGCTGTAGACTCGAAAGCTGGTATCACTAATATGCCTTGTGTCAATTCGAAATCGACGGTTTCTGTTGCTGAGCCACTAACCGAATAAGTCACACTCAGATCGCTATCGCTAACTTCAGTCCGAAAAACAGTTATTTGGGGGTGGATGTTTTCACCCTCTCGTACCGCCTCGTAGTTAGCACTTAAAGTCACAGAAGGCTGATTAAATCCATACTTATCGTTGAAGAATGAAAGGACTCCCAATAAGTCACTTTCATTCTGTCCACTGTTGTAAGCAACAAACTCTGCAATGTGTCCTGCGAAATTAGTATTGCTAACATTGGTACCCATGTCGTGAAACAATGTACTACCAGCTGGACCACCAAGACCGATGTCATCGCTATGGGCGAACAACTTACCAACCCCTGAGATCGATCCTATTTGAGATCCATTGAGGTAGGCACTGATAGATTCATTATTGTGGTTGAAAAATAGCGCAGCAACGTAAACAGTATTTGGATCAACGTTGACGGCGACATATTTAGAAACCCATGGAGTGGTGGCACCACTATCATCGTTGGCATTGTTCCAGCCATTAAAATAGAGTTGCCCTTGATCGAGATAAAGAGACAGCCCTCTCGTGCTACCCCCTTGCTCATAAATGATTTGTCGTCTTGAAATGTCCCCGCTAGTTTGGAAAACAGCGAACAGCGTCTTCTCTGAGGCAGAACTGGCCAAGTTAATATCTGCAGTGTCTGAAATCAAAAGGACATCGTCGATACCGTCAAATAACGCTGCATCTTGCCCCTGCACGCTTGCTGTCGCAAAGCTTGGTTGACGCCCGCTATTGCTCTGAGAAGCGTGATTGTTTTGCCCTGACTGATCAGTCCAAGAAGTGATATCTGAAGCAGATGTCACAATGCTTTCAGGTGTCAACCAGAGTATTTGACTGGTGGGATCGATGTCTGTATCAGTGTCAAAAATAAGTGTCGTCGCAGCTCCATAGTGATAGTATTCAGGGCCGTCCAAGATGGCGACTGTGAGTGTTTCTGTGTTCTCTGCGTAGTTATCATCCACTAAAGTCACAAAGAACTCTACGCCTACCTCTCCTTCTGGAATCGTAACAGTTGTCGGCGGTGTTTGATAGTCACTCCCGAGCTCTGCAGAACCACTGAGTAGGATATCAACATCTAAGGCTGATGAATCAGCCTCAGTAACCTTTCTGAGTAAAAATTTAATCTGGCCATCATTTTCGTTGACTCCACTTGTTGTGGTTTCGATAATCACGATATTTTCGTTGACATCGTAGATTTCTTCTAGCCCTTCGATGCTCTGACTGATTTCAAATGAGATAGTATCCGTATCCACTGTAGGATTTGAAAGCTGTTCTCGAACAGTGACGATTGCTAAATCTCCGGACCCATTGGTAAAGAAGTTCTGTGATCCGGTAGCAGGATTAAACATTCCCTGGAGGTTGTACGTTTGCCCGTTCATATCAAAGCTTTGAACAACTATCGCACAATCAATATCGTACTTGTAAAGGCTGATGGGATCGGCTTTCAATTGAAACACCTGCTGGTAGCCACTGCGACAAGACTGAAGCTCAAGGCTGGCATCGGTTATGGTCTGGCTGAGTTGAAATCCGGAGCGGTATTTCATATTTACTTTTAGTTCAAAGCGTTTCTCAAGATCCAGCCAATGTCCACCCGCGTCGATGGACGCAGTTGTTTGCCGCTCCTTCTCCGCACATGCGTAAGAAAGTAATTGAATGATAACCGCAATGGCTAAACATCGAACCAAGTGCTCTCCTTAGATCTTTCCTTATCTTCAGGTTCGGTCATTGCGGTTGGAAAGTTGACTCCTCTCACGAAGCCTTAATTACTAAAGTTATTTTAGTGTCTTATGCCTAGGTGGACGCAGGTAATATCTACAGGATTAGAGCCCGAATGTTACATATTCTGGCTGGTGGTAAGATTCTAACTTTATTTCGGATATCACACCCAAGGAGACGCGAAGCCAGGGCTAAGGAATTAGGTCTACCGGATCTCAAGTAATTCGATGTCAAAGATTAGGGTGGCATCAGGTGGAATGCGGCGAGCCTTGCCCTTCTTGCCGAATGCCATTTCTGGTGGAATGACAAGCCGCCGCTTTCCTCCAACCCGCATTCCTAGTAATCCTACTTTCCAGCCATCAATCAAGGTCGCGCTGCGCATTGAGTACTTCCTGGACTCATTCCCACTTGAGTCGAATACGGTGCCGTCTTGAAACTTGCCCGTGTAGCGTAGAACAACGGAATCAAATTTACCGACTTCGTCTTTACCTTGCCCTACTTCAATCTCCTGAATTTTAAAGCCGGGATGAATTTCAGGATCGGTACATGACGGAAGGTATAAGAGCAAGACAATCGATGAAATTGTTTGGAGCCACATTACCTTGATTGGCTGGCTCAAGAGCATGTGGAATCTTTGAACTTGGTGATATAGAAGGTGCATATTCACTGTGGCAACATGATAGTTGGAGCCCTTTCAGGATCTTGTTGTAAACGATTTTTTAGATGTCTTCGGATAGTTAGGAAAGATTCAAATGGGTATTTTCTTCCTAAATAGTCATCGCCAACTCGATCTAATGACTAAAACTAAAGGTGATCCAAGCACTGAGCTCTATTCCGATAAAGTATTTATACTTGTGAAAATCGTAATTATTGGAAAGATCCGATGCCATGATCAAGGGCAATGAAAAGACAGATAGTATCGGCAATTAAGAATATATCAGTTTCATAAAAACTGCTAATGTTTGTGAAGAATGACAAAGTTCTTTTTCTTTTTGCCTTGATCTATAAGTGCGTGAGCTTGGCTTGCGGCTTGCAAATCAAAGGTTCTTGCGATAGGCACAATTAGATTTTCTTTCTGGTACATATCCAGTAACTTTTTCATCATAGGAACGAGATCTTCCTTGGCTTTTAATCCCGTAGCAGCAAATAAAACTCGCTTTTTTGGTTTCATAATCTTTCCAACTAGCATGGCCCTTAAGACTGGAAGAGTAAGGACAGGGCTCATATAGAGACCTCGCTTCTTAAGAAGAGATCGCCCCTCATTAACACTTAGCTTGCCAACTGTATCAAAGACAATATCAAAAGCTTCAAGATCGGTTGGAGCTCCTGCTTTATAGTCCCAGAACTCGTCGGCCCCGAGTTTTAGGAGTTCTGCGTGACTGGGCTCACTTCCACTGGCAACAACATAGCAGGATTTGGCCTTTGCAATCTGAATAGCTGCAACACCGAGGGAGCCTGCACCTCCGTTTATATAAACTCTTTGTCCTGGCTCGGCGGAAGCAATTTGGTCGATAAAGTTATAGGATGTGAGAGGGCCATCACAAAAGACTGCTGCTGCTTCAAACGAAAGATCTCCAGGTTTGGGAATGACGACTGCATCGTGACGGATGATGATGTAGTCGCTATTGGAGCCGAACGCGACTCCTGTTTCCCCAAAAATATCTTGCCCTACCATTAATTCTTTCGTGTCGCCTTTAGTCGCAACTATGGTTCCTGAAAATACAGTTCCCAAATAAGGATTTCGTGGCCCACGCAAACCTAAAAACAATCGCGCAAATTTAGGCTCCCCCTTGCGCATCATGGAGTCCGCCGTTGTCAGCCCGGAGCATCGGACAGCCACCAGCATCTCACCGTCCTTTAGGTCTGGGATCTTTCTGGTTTCCACATTTATCTGAGATGCATCTCCGTATCGTCTGGAGGCAAGTGCTAAAGTCTGCTTTGGTTTTATGTAACTGTTCATCCTGTCCTCTTTTTGTCTTTAGGTTTTTTTAGGGTCGACCGATGTCTAGAATGACTCTACCTTACAGTGTATACTTACGGTATAAGGTTGATAATTCTTTAATGCATTTTTTTTGAGACTCCTTAAATGGCTGAAAATAGAAAGAAAAAGGCGAGAGGGAAAAGGAAGGAAAGACATTCTGTCAGCCGAGAAGGAATTCTTCAGCATGCTATAGAAATCGCCAATGAGGAGGGCCTGCCTAAAGTTTCTATGCGCCGAATCGCTAGTTATTTTGGAGTGGAAGCCATGTCTCTCTATCACCATATTCAGAGCAAGGATGAGATTCTAAATGGTATGGTGGATCAAATTCTAGGGCAGGTTAGCTTTGATGGCGAAGCTCCTTGGCAGGACTCCATGCGACAAAGGGCGGAATCGACTCGTCAAGTTCTGATCAAGAACCCCTGGGCTCTAGGAATATTAGAGTCCAGGCCTCAGCCAGGTCCGGAAACTCTCGCTTATCATGATAAGGTTTTAGGGGTTCTGTTCCGCCATGGATTTAGCCTAGCTCTTGCTGCTCATACCTTCTCAGCCCTCGATGCCTATACCTATGGTTTTATCATGCAGGAGCAGGCCTTGCCATTTGATAACCCTGAAGATCTAGAGATCATTGCAGCTAGTATCCTCGCAAGTTTTCCAAAAGGAGCTTATCCGCACCTGAAGCGACTGACACTCGACTATATCTTGAAACCCGAATATTCATACGACAAGGAATTTTTATACGGCCTGAGCTTAATTTTAGATACACTTGAAGCTAGGCGCAAAAAGGAAGAAGACCTAGTCCCTTAGTCAGTTAATGACAGCTCAAGCCGAAACTCTCCCGAAACTAGAGCACCAAATGTTTATTCGAATCTTCCCGTTAGGAAGGTTTGAGAGGTCTGCAAATACCTAAATTTGCTCATTCTATTAAGGAAGACGACCTCTCGTTTGCACTTAGCCGAAGGCAATGCCATGATCCCATAGGACGACTTCGATCTCGTGTCCCGTGGGGTCATTTATATACCAGGACTTAGAATGAGGGTATTTCCATTCATGGTCTATCACCACGTCTTCTCGTTCGATGGTGGATAGCCATTGCTTTTCATCCTCAATGGTGAAGGCTATATGGGCAAAACCATGGATGCCTTCTTGTTTTTGAGCTTCGCTACTTAGAAACTTAGCATGGGGTCGCTCATACATTGCCAGCAATGCATCCCCTGCTCGTAAGATAGCAAACGGACTGCCCGTGTTGCTTGTACCTTGTTCTTCTAATTTGAATCCAAAGACACTTTGATACCAACGAATCGAATCACTTAAGCTTGTGACTGAAAAATTAAAGTGGTCCAGTTTCTTGATCATACTCTTATCCTTTCTTCATCTGAGCAGCAGAGTTAGGCGCTGCATGTTGATATCTTTATATCGGGATACCTGTTGCTATTTCATCATATTCGACAATATATTGTCATAAAGACGAGAAAGGAGCGAACAAATGGAAATGACGGAATCTTACCACCTTGCCAAAAACATTAAGTATATGAGACTACAAAGAAAATACTCTCAGGAACAGCTCGCGCGCCGAGCGGACATCCCTCGCACGACTCTTAGCAATCTGGAGTCGGGTACGGGAAACCCAAGTCTCAGAACCCTAGTGTCGCTTGCAAAAGGGCTGCGGGTGTCGGTGGAGGAACTGCTTTCGCCCCCTCATCGTGAAGTTGAGTTGATAAAGAAACAAGATCTGCCGTTGGAAGAAAGAGGAAAGGTTTGTATCACCAAAATCCTTCCAGAAGTGCGCAGTGGTTTTGCCATTGATCGTGTAAAAATCGAAGCCCGGGGCAGGATGAAGGGGGCTCCTCATAAAGTTGGTACAAAGGAGTATCTTTGTCCTTTGAAAGGTTCAGTAACGCTCTTCCTGGAAGGGGATGCTTATATTGTAAAGGCTGGAGATCTACTAATTTTCCCTGGAGATCATCATCACTCTTATCAAAATAGTGGCGACTCAGTTGTTGAGTTTATTAGTATTGTGAGCTTACCCCATTAAGTTCTCCTGATTCATAAACGAAGGTTCTATATGATGCTCGTGCAGTTGTACTGATCGTAAATTTGAGGGGTCAGAATTCTACAAAATTTAATATTCGCCCCCCTGCCTTGAGGCTACACTTCGTTCTCATCTACATCAACTTCTAGAGCGAGACATCAGATGAAACATGTTGCAACTGGGATTTTTCTTTTACTGGGATCTTTGGGTAAAGCTGAAGCTAGCCCACCCAATGTGCTACTCTTTATCCTAGATGACTACGGGGCTGTTTCAGCCGAATCCTATCAGGATATATTCAGAACAAATCGAACTGCTCCGACTCCCCATATCACGGGAATTTGCCAGAAAGGCATTCGGTTCACCAAAGTCTGGTCGAACCCAACTTGCTCACCGACGCGAGCAAATCTCTTGACGGGCCGCTATAGCTTTCGAACAGG
This sequence is a window from Pseudobacteriovorax antillogorgiicola. Protein-coding genes within it:
- a CDS encoding endonuclease/exonuclease/phosphatase family protein — encoded protein: MRASIVIYGIVSAVLILSGCIHNSKQNDMSADRSGVQRIEGVADLEHHDDKSPFRFVQAYGQTDRFEIATWNIENFPKADTLSHDQAAEIIDRMDVDLIGVQEITSIQDFEVLVKKVDGYDGMISTHRYSDDRAQKVGFIYKRSELEVLESRQIFKNNRFAFPRPPVMARFRRIEPKPGLSEEFIAIVLHLKAMGDDKSRMRRVSANRLLEKFVEKIQQNEPKAEIYVLGDFNESFTNKQARHVYQPWLTASKGYHFPSQGHVQQGEYSYISTTDKFRYSMLDHIVASPAVRIETLIVPKFYKVAPFFRDEVSDHLPVIGIIEPSERASSRF
- a CDS encoding Calx-beta domain-containing protein, with product MVRCLAIAVIIQLLSYACAEKERQTTASIDAGGHWLDLEKRFELKVNMKYRSGFQLSQTITDASLELQSCRSGYQQVFQLKADPISLYKYDIDCAIVVQSFDMNGQTYNLQGMFNPATGSQNFFTNGSGDLAIVTVREQLSNPTVDTDTISFEISQSIEGLEEIYDVNENIVIIETTTSGVNENDGQIKFLLRKVTEADSSALDVDILLSGSAELGSDYQTPPTTVTIPEGEVGVEFFVTLVDDNYAENTETLTVAILDGPEYYHYGAATTLIFDTDTDIDPTSQILWLTPESIVTSASDITSWTDQSGQNNHASQSNSGRQPSFATASVQGQDAALFDGIDDVLLISDTADINLASSASEKTLFAVFQTSGDISRRQIIYEQGGSTRGLSLYLDQGQLYFNGWNNANDDSGATTPWVSKYVAVNVDPNTVYVAALFFNHNNESISAYLNGSQIGSISGVGKLFAHSDDIGLGGPAGSTLFHDMGTNVSNTNFAGHIAEFVAYNSGQNESDLLGVLSFFNDKYGFNQPSVTLSANYEAVREGENIHPQITVFRTEVSDSDLSVTYSVSGSATETVDFELTQGILVIPAFESTASETIVIIDDNLGENTETIAVSVNDDPSYAIYQGDVTISIIDDEQFSPNGEVALQLDTSQGLSLVSGNLVSAWIDQSSENQQVYQSSNGARPTLQAGIVNGYDGVSFDGTDDLFVIDNDAALNTNGPYSGKTYAFAIRTGSDVTSHQVIYEQGGSARGVNFYILNGELYMNAYNFNNDDGGATTPWGSSFAKIPVSANQNYVVLGRFGQSQDFLELKVNDQEFQTTGIGFLFNHGGAIGLGGINNQTVFHDGSSASNGLYFQGALAETIFYNEAVSNVEWSSLYSYLAEKYLN
- a CDS encoding FKBP-type peptidyl-prolyl cis-trans isomerase; this translates as MHLLYHQVQRFHMLLSQPIKVMWLQTISSIVLLLYLPSCTDPEIHPGFKIQEIEVGQGKDEVGKFDSVVLRYTGKFQDGTVFDSSGNESRKYSMRSATLIDGWKVGLLGMRVGGKRRLVIPPEMAFGKKGKARRIPPDATLIFDIELLEIR
- a CDS encoding NAD(P)-dependent alcohol dehydrogenase, yielding MNSYIKPKQTLALASRRYGDASQINVETRKIPDLKDGEMLVAVRCSGLTTADSMMRKGEPKFARLFLGLRGPRNPYLGTVFSGTIVATKGDTKELMVGQDIFGETGVAFGSNSDYIIIRHDAVVIPKPGDLSFEAAAVFCDGPLTSYNFIDQIASAEPGQRVYINGGAGSLGVAAIQIAKAKSCYVVASGSEPSHAELLKLGADEFWDYKAGAPTDLEAFDIVFDTVGKLSVNEGRSLLKKRGLYMSPVLTLPVLRAMLVGKIMKPKKRVLFAATGLKAKEDLVPMMKKLLDMYQKENLIVPIARTFDLQAASQAHALIDQGKKKKNFVILHKH
- a CDS encoding TetR/AcrR family transcriptional regulator C-terminal domain-containing protein, translating into MAENRKKKARGKRKERHSVSREGILQHAIEIANEEGLPKVSMRRIASYFGVEAMSLYHHIQSKDEILNGMVDQILGQVSFDGEAPWQDSMRQRAESTRQVLIKNPWALGILESRPQPGPETLAYHDKVLGVLFRHGFSLALAAHTFSALDAYTYGFIMQEQALPFDNPEDLEIIAASILASFPKGAYPHLKRLTLDYILKPEYSYDKEFLYGLSLILDTLEARRKKEEDLVP
- a CDS encoding VOC family protein encodes the protein MIKKLDHFNFSVTSLSDSIRWYQSVFGFKLEEQGTSNTGSPFAILRAGDALLAMYERPHAKFLSSEAQKQEGIHGFAHIAFTIEDEKQWLSTIEREDVVIDHEWKYPHSKSWYINDPTGHEIEVVLWDHGIAFG
- a CDS encoding helix-turn-helix domain-containing protein; translated protein: MEMTESYHLAKNIKYMRLQRKYSQEQLARRADIPRTTLSNLESGTGNPSLRTLVSLAKGLRVSVEELLSPPHREVELIKKQDLPLEERGKVCITKILPEVRSGFAIDRVKIEARGRMKGAPHKVGTKEYLCPLKGSVTLFLEGDAYIVKAGDLLIFPGDHHHSYQNSGDSVVEFISIVSLPH